GCGGAGCGTTTCAAAATGCTATCGATCAATCGTCTCGGAATCGTCGCGTGCTGCCTGGTGGTGGGCCAACTGGCCGGCGAGGCGTTTGCCCAGCCGGGTGGCCGAGGGGGCCGGGGTGGCCCGGGCGGCCTCAACCGCGGGATGGGCGGCGTAGGAACGCTGCTGATGTCCGAAGCCGTGCAGCAGGAGGTCGGCCTGGACGCCATGCAGCTGGAGGAGCTGCGGACGGTGGGCGACAGCATCCGCGACGAAATGCGGGACCGGATGCGGGGTCGATTCCGAGATTTCCGCGACCTGAACGAAGAAGACCGGCAGGCCGCCATCGCAGAGATGCGGGCCGAAATGAACGAGGTGCAGGCCGAGGTCGAGGGCCGGATCCGCGGTGTGCTCAAACCCAGCCAGATGGAGCGTCTGAAGCAAATTGAGCTGCAGCAGCAGATGCAACGCGGCGGCGCCCAGGCGCTGACCCGGGGCTCGATCGCCGAGAAACTCGGCATCACGCCCGAGCAGCAGGAGCAGATGCGAGAGAAGGCGCAGGAAGAACAAGTGAAGCTGCAGCAGCAGATCCAGCAGCTTCAGCAGGAATCCCGCGAACGGGTGCTGTCGGTGCTGACCGAGGCCCAGCGGGCCCAGCTGAAGAAGCTGACCGGCGAGAAATTCGACATGCCCCAGCCCGATTTTGGCCAGCGTGGCGGTGATCGCCGCGGCCAGCGGGGCGGCGGCCAGCCCGGAGGCGACACGTCCGACGGTCGCCAGCCAGAGCTGGAGTGACCCCCCGCCTAGGCGGGCCGGTCCGCGTGGTTTGCGGCCGGACCGCGACTTGAAGATAATAGAAACCGCTTTACCCCAGCGGCCGGGCCGCCGTCCTCGTGACCGGCCGGACGTGTTGCCCCTCCCCCGTTGGCTCCCAACCCCGCCTGGCAGTCCCCTCCTATGGATACCGGAGACGTACTTCTCGACCACGGTCTGTTGACCAGCGACCAGCTACGAGAGCTGCGCGCCGGCGCCGACGACGACCGGCTCGACACCGCCGCGGTAAAGCGGGGCTGGCTGACGGAGGAGCAGGCGCTTGGCGCCCTGGGCGACCACCTTGGCTTCCAGTGCGTCGACCTGGAGAAGACCGACGTCGACCTGACGCTGCTCTCCAGCTTCCCGCAGCGGATGATCCACCGGCACGCGCTGTTCCCGGTGTCCCGCCACAACGGCTCGCTGGTCGTGGCGACCAGCAACCCGTTTGAGCTGTACGCCCTCGACGAGCTCAGCAGCCTGACCGGGTTGGCGGTCGAGCCGGTGCTCGCCCCCAGCAAGCAGATCAACGCCCGCATCAAGGCGCACCTGGGCGTCGGCAGCGAGACCGTCGACGGCCTGCTCGCCGCCCGCCAGGACGACGTGCAGCTCCTTGAGGACCTGGACGACGACGCCGAGCTGGACGAAGAGGCCCAAGAGGCCTCGGTCGTCCGCCTGGTCAACGAGATCCTGCTCGAGGCGATCGAGGCCCGCGCGAGCGACGTGCACATCGAGGCCCAGGCCGACGGCGTGCGGATCCGCTACCGCATCGACGGCATCCTGCACTCGCAGCCGGTGCCGCAGGAGATCAGCCACTTCCAGGCCGCCATCATCAGCCGCCTGAAGATCATGGCCCGGCTAAACATCGCGGAGAAACGCCTGCCGCAGGACGGCCGCATCAAGCTCCGCGTGCACGGCCGCGAGGTCGACGTGCGTGTGTCGGTCATCCCGATGCTGCACGGCGAGGGCATCGTGATGCGTATCCTCGACAAGGGGGGCGCCGAGTTCTCGCTCGAACGGCTCAACATGGAGCCCGACCTGGCCGCCCAGATCAACGAGCTGATCCGCCTGCCGCACGGCATCGTGCTGGTGACCGGCCCCACCGGCTCGGGTAAGACCACCACGCTGTACAGCGCGCTGACCGACATCTGTGACGAAGAGATCAAGATCATCACCACCGAGGACCCGGTGGAATACCAGCTGGCGGGCATCAACCAGATCCAGGTGCACCCCAAGATCGGGCTGACGTTCGCCGCCTCGCTGCGGTCCATCCTGCGTCACGACCCGGACGTGGTGCTGGTGGGCGAGATCCGCGACCACGAGACCGCCGAAAACGCCATCCAGGCGTCGCTGACCGGCCACCTCGTGTTCAGCACGCTGCACACCAACGACGCGCCCAGCGCCTACACGCGTCTGATCGACATGGGCGTCGAGCCGTTCCTGGTGGCCAGCACCATCGAGGCGGTCATGGCCCAGCGGCTGGTGCGGCGGCTCTGCCCCGCGTGCCGCGAGCCCTACGAGCCCGACCCCTCCGACCTGCCCAAGGACTTCCCGTGGGAGGCCTACAAGGAGGGCGGGCAGCCGATCTACCGCGCCAAGGGCTGCCGCGAGTGCGGCGAGATCGGCTTCGCCGGCCGGCAGGGCATCTTCGAGCTGTGCCGCACCACCGACGCGGTCCGCCAGCTCGCGCACGACCGGTCCAGCACCTGGGACATCCGCAAGGCGGCCCTGGCCGATGGCATGCGGACCCTCCGTGGTGACGCCTGGCTCAAGGTGTTCAAGGGGATCACCACGGTGGACGAGGTGCTGCGGGTCACGAAAGGGGACGTCGCCTAGCAAGAGGAGGAAGGCGATGGTGGGGACCCCGTTTCCACTCGTCGAGGAGCCGCTCCCCGCCTTCCCACCCTACGCCTTCGCCTTTCTATCATGCCCGACTTCGCCTACACCGCCCGCGACCTCACCGGCGCCCTCATCGAGGGGACGATGTCCGCTGGCAGCGAGCGCGAGGCGGTGGCGAACCTCTCGTCCAAAGAGCTGTTCCCGCTGACGGTCAAGGCGACCAGCAAGCAGGCGGCTGGCGAGCACATCAAGGTCAAGTCGAAGTTCGTCACGCCGTTCTATAGCCAGCTGGCGTCGCTGCTGCGGAGCGGCGTGCCGCTGCTGCGGTCGCTGCAGGTGATCGGCGACCAGGCTTCCAACCCGCAGTTCAAGCAGGTCATCAACGACATCACCGACCGCGTCGAGGACGGCGCCACGCTCGCCGAGGCGATGGCCCGCCACCCCCGCGCGTTCCCCGAGCTGGCCACCAGCATCGTGCGGGCCGGCGGCGAGGGCGGCTTCCTCGAAGACGCGCTGGACCGCGTGGCGGTGTTTACCGACCAGCAGGC
This genomic interval from Posidoniimonas corsicana contains the following:
- a CDS encoding GspE/PulE family protein — translated: MDTGDVLLDHGLLTSDQLRELRAGADDDRLDTAAVKRGWLTEEQALGALGDHLGFQCVDLEKTDVDLTLLSSFPQRMIHRHALFPVSRHNGSLVVATSNPFELYALDELSSLTGLAVEPVLAPSKQINARIKAHLGVGSETVDGLLAARQDDVQLLEDLDDDAELDEEAQEASVVRLVNEILLEAIEARASDVHIEAQADGVRIRYRIDGILHSQPVPQEISHFQAAIISRLKIMARLNIAEKRLPQDGRIKLRVHGREVDVRVSVIPMLHGEGIVMRILDKGGAEFSLERLNMEPDLAAQINELIRLPHGIVLVTGPTGSGKTTTLYSALTDICDEEIKIITTEDPVEYQLAGINQIQVHPKIGLTFAASLRSILRHDPDVVLVGEIRDHETAENAIQASLTGHLVFSTLHTNDAPSAYTRLIDMGVEPFLVASTIEAVMAQRLVRRLCPACREPYEPDPSDLPKDFPWEAYKEGGQPIYRAKGCRECGEIGFAGRQGIFELCRTTDAVRQLAHDRSSTWDIRKAALADGMRTLRGDAWLKVFKGITTVDEVLRVTKGDVA